A region of Siniperca chuatsi isolate FFG_IHB_CAS linkage group LG23, ASM2008510v1, whole genome shotgun sequence DNA encodes the following proteins:
- the fgf23 gene encoding fibroblast growth factor 23 — translation MDVNRRLGMRDTVLALLLTVLQGFPLGETVPNPSPLVGSNWGNPRRYVHLQTSTDLNNFYLEIRLDGTVRKTTVRSSYSVILLKAETRERIAILGVKSSRYLCMDLEGNPFSSPICLRDDCLFNHKLLENNRDVYYSSRTGILFNLEGSRQVFSAGQNLPQTSLFLPKKNTVPLERLLLHREKRNQVVDPSDPHNVYLGQTEEGSDSRAVPEDDADLEVEVEVEVEAGDDGRNVSRETPLAPSTHDPWNVHSSNPASPRSTGTMG, via the exons ATGGACGTCAACAGGAGACTGGGGATGAGAGACACTGTGCTGGCACTCTTACTCACTGTCCTCCAGGGATTTCCTCTCGGGGAAACGGTCCCGAATCCGTCGCCGCTGGTTGGATCCAACTGGGGGAACCCGAGGAGATATGTCCACCTGCAGACATCCACAGACCTCAACAACTTCTACTTGGAGATCAGATTAGATGGCACTGTGCGCAAAACTACAGTCAGGAGTTCTTATA gtGTGATTTTACTGAAAGCTGAAACAAGGGAGCGCATTGCCATCCTCGGCGTCAAAAGTAGCCGTTACCTGTGTATGGATTTGGAGGGCAACCCATTCAGCTCT cccATCTGCCTCAGGGACGACTGTCTGTTCAACCACAAACTTCTGGAGAACAACCGGGACGTGTACTACTCCAGCCGGACCGGCATCCTGTTCAACCTGGAGGGCTCCCGGCAGGTGTTCTCAGCGGGCCAGAACCTGCCACAGACCTCCCTGTTCCTGCCCAAGAAGAACACGGTGCCGCTGGAGCGCCTCCTGCTGCACAGGGAGAAGAGGAACCAGGTGGTGGATCCCTCCGACCCGCACAACGTCTACTTGGGTCAGACCGAGGAAGGTTCCGACTCTCGGGCCGTGCCGGAGGACGACGCCGACCTGGAGGTGgaagtggaggtggaggtggaggccGGGGACGATGGGCGCAACGTGTCCCGGGAGACGCCGCTGGCTCCGTCCACCCACGACCCCTGGAACGTGCACTCGTCCAACCCAGCCAGCCCCCGGAGCACCGGGACCATGGGGTGA
- the LOC122871018 gene encoding fibroblast growth factor 6-like — translation MAVAQRCLNSMSSGARTHWTLPAVIVLWTSLWGIVSSYPIPSRTNATLLEKKWETLFSRSYLGIAGGKSELNWESDYLQGIKRVRRLYCNVGIGFHLQVLPDGRISGAHNENQYSLIEVSTVDRGVISLFGVRSELFVAMNSRGRLYGTRVFMDECKFKETLLPNNYNAYESFVYKGFYIALSKHGRVKRGNKATTAMTVTHFLPRL, via the exons ATGGCCGTTGCGCAAAGGTGCCTCAACAGTATGTCCAGCGGGGCCAGGACGCACTGGACGCTGCCAGCAGTTATTGTACTGTGGACTTCTCTCTGGGGGATCGTTTCATCTTATCCGATTCCGAGCAGGACTAATGCGACTTTATTGGAAAAGAAGTGGGAGACCCTCTTCTCCCGCTCCTATCTGGGTATAGCTGGGGGGAAATCGGAGCTGAACTGGGAGAGTGACTATTTGCAGGGCATCAAAAGAGTGCGACGACTGTACTGCAACGTGGGCATTGGGTTTCACCTGCAGGTGCTCCCGGATGGCAGGATAAGCGGTGCACACAATGAGAACCAATACA GTCTAATAGAGGTCTCCACCGTGGACCGAGGAGTGATCAGCCTGTTCGGAGTGAGGAGTGAGCTGTTTGTCGCAATGAACAGCAGGGGAAGGTTATACGGAACG AGAGTCTTCATGGATGAGTGCAAGTTCAAGGAGACTTTGCTGCCCAACAACTACAACGCCTATGAGTCTTTTGTTTACAAGGGCTTCTATATCGCCCTCAGCAAGCATGGCCGCGTAAAGAGAGGCAACAAGGCCACCACCGCCATGACTGTCACACATTTCCTCCCGCGACTATGA
- the rad51ap1 gene encoding RAD51-associated protein 1 isoform X2, with product MDRPSRKTKTVNYCEANDFDDDDDFASAKAPPSKKAKEDVKQEHKKSSSKSSSQEFNSQSTVSQKSRRPLDERLHERDLEAAITLSLLKDQSPTSKGDVKIQVAVDENTDPTSLHLSNCSVNSAILGLDEIIPEKESLTLSRHKKEAATKATEEQRKKLTDDEDYEPKLTPDSESDDNFSEPAESEDEEFTVKKVSKTKKKEKVTKNEKPKQPPASKKEKHPSKSKSQAAASTPVRSPPTAKHAPKRPASSSTVSTSKPAFSMSPAGGRIPKWTPPGQIGRSPNSSQSPSVKSPGQGLRLGLSRVVRVKPLHPSVVSH from the exons ATGGACCGACCATCAAG GAAGACAAAGACTGTGAATTACTGTGAAGCCAATGACTTTGATGATG ATGATGATTTTGCCAGTGCGAAGGCTCCACCCAGCAAAAAGGCCAAGGAGGATGTGAAACAGGAGCACAAGAAATCATCGAGCAAGTCCTCCAGTCAAGAGTTCAACTCACAATCCACAGTGAGCCAGAAGAGCAG aagacCATTGGATGAGAGGTTGCATGAAAGAGATCTAGAAGCAGCCATTACACTATCCTTGCTAAAAGATCAGTCTCCCACCAGTAAAG GAGATGTCAAGATTCAAGTTGCAGTAGATGAAAACACAGATCCAACTTCTTTGCACCTGTCCAACTGCAGTGTGAATAGTGCAATTTTGG gCCTTGATGAAATCATACCAGAAAAAGAGTCACTTACCCTTTCCAGACACAAAAAGGAAGCTGCCACTAAAGCCACTgaggagcagaggaagaagcTTACAGATGATGAAGACTATGAGCCCAAACTGACACCAG ATTCAGAAAGTGATGACAATTTCAGTGAACCAGCTGAGAGCGAAGATGAGGAATTCACAGTGAAGAAagtcagcaaaacaaaaaagaaggagaaagtAACCAAGAATGAGAAACCCAAACAGCCTCCTgcctctaaaaaagaaaagcatccATCAAAGTCAAAATCACAGGCAGCAG CTTCCACACCGGTGAGAAGTCCTCCAACAGCCAAACATGCACCCAAAAGACCTGCTTCATCCTCCACAGTTTCCACATCGAAACCTGCATTCTCTATGAGCCCAGCAGGGGGCAGAATACCCAAGTGGACCCCACCTG gTCAAATTGGTAGAAGTCCTAACTCATCCCAGAGTCCATCAGTGAAGTCTCCAGGTCAGGGTCTGCGGCTGGGACTGTCCCGTGTGGTTCGAGTCAAACCTCTTCACCCCAGCGTTGTGAGTCACTGA
- the rad51ap1 gene encoding RAD51-associated protein 1 isoform X1 codes for MDRPSRKTKTVNYCEANDFDDDDDFASAKAPPSKKAKEDVKQEHKKSSSKSSSQEFNSQSTVSQKSRRPLDERLHERDLEAAITLSLLKDQSPTSKGDVKIQVAVDENTDPTSLHLSNCSVNSAILGLDEIIPEKESLTLSRHKKEAATKATEEQRKKLTDDEDYEPKLTPDSESDDNFSEPAESEDEEFTVKKVSKTKKKEKVTKNEKPKQPPASKKEKHPSKSKSQAAAASTPVRSPPTAKHAPKRPASSSTVSTSKPAFSMSPAGGRIPKWTPPGQIGRSPNSSQSPSVKSPGQGLRLGLSRVVRVKPLHPSVVSH; via the exons ATGGACCGACCATCAAG GAAGACAAAGACTGTGAATTACTGTGAAGCCAATGACTTTGATGATG ATGATGATTTTGCCAGTGCGAAGGCTCCACCCAGCAAAAAGGCCAAGGAGGATGTGAAACAGGAGCACAAGAAATCATCGAGCAAGTCCTCCAGTCAAGAGTTCAACTCACAATCCACAGTGAGCCAGAAGAGCAG aagacCATTGGATGAGAGGTTGCATGAAAGAGATCTAGAAGCAGCCATTACACTATCCTTGCTAAAAGATCAGTCTCCCACCAGTAAAG GAGATGTCAAGATTCAAGTTGCAGTAGATGAAAACACAGATCCAACTTCTTTGCACCTGTCCAACTGCAGTGTGAATAGTGCAATTTTGG gCCTTGATGAAATCATACCAGAAAAAGAGTCACTTACCCTTTCCAGACACAAAAAGGAAGCTGCCACTAAAGCCACTgaggagcagaggaagaagcTTACAGATGATGAAGACTATGAGCCCAAACTGACACCAG ATTCAGAAAGTGATGACAATTTCAGTGAACCAGCTGAGAGCGAAGATGAGGAATTCACAGTGAAGAAagtcagcaaaacaaaaaagaaggagaaagtAACCAAGAATGAGAAACCCAAACAGCCTCCTgcctctaaaaaagaaaagcatccATCAAAGTCAAAATCACAGGCAGCAG CAGCTTCCACACCGGTGAGAAGTCCTCCAACAGCCAAACATGCACCCAAAAGACCTGCTTCATCCTCCACAGTTTCCACATCGAAACCTGCATTCTCTATGAGCCCAGCAGGGGGCAGAATACCCAAGTGGACCCCACCTG gTCAAATTGGTAGAAGTCCTAACTCATCCCAGAGTCCATCAGTGAAGTCTCCAGGTCAGGGTCTGCGGCTGGGACTGTCCCGTGTGGTTCGAGTCAAACCTCTTCACCCCAGCGTTGTGAGTCACTGA
- the LOC122871012 gene encoding probable polypeptide N-acetylgalactosaminyltransferase 8 — protein sequence MGLNKAHNMHRSTRMRFGWIKGSLLVFAVAVALLYLGSIKREVHTHSERLQRTHQNDSIRSQGMLKRMDKMETDINRLLNLMNKLEKKEPVPQKNPEVKKERKVVRKLYPNSALFSKWGDELSEEEQKEAEKLFQRYGYNAFLSDRLPLNREIPDTRPSRCAEKKYPEDLPSMSVVLIYLDEALSVIKRAIRSIIDKTPARLLKEIILVDDHSSNEDLMEKLDEYVYSIHEECPGLVKKVRHSEQLGLTQARLSGWKAAVGDVVAILDAHIEVHVQWAEPLLARIKEDRTVILTPVFDKVNFDDLTLNPYMPAADAFDWALWCMYESFRPEWYALKDNSHPGKSPSIMGILVADRKFFGEIGSLDGGMKIYGGENVELGIRVWLCGGSIEVIPCSKIAHIERAIKPYLPDLSIMVKRNALRVAEVWLDEYKYNVNIAWNLPLENHGIDIGDVSERKKLRERLKCKPFKWYLDNVYPMLDPLHDLLSYGALMNNLKPDLCIDQGPVPGNTPIAYACHYFSPQHCYYRSDGQLYIGGIKSHKYNSNRCLVDPGTGVYPGLYECKMAQQKKFHMLWDFKQKGPIQNRETKRCLEVAMGEDGYYKLVVQQCSGQSWKIQNLIKDH from the exons ATGG GGCTAAACAAAGCACATAACATGCATAGAAGCACCAGGATGAGATTTGGCTGGATTAAAGGATCACTTCTGGTCTTTGCTGTGGCCGTGGCTCTGTTATACCTCGGCTCTATAAAAAGGGAGGTTCATACTCATTCGGAGAGACTCCAGAGGACCCACCAGAATGACTCCATCAGGAGTCAAGGAATGCTTAAGAGGATGGACAAGATGGAAACAGACATCAACAGGCTGC TCAATCTGATGAATAAACTTGAAAAGAAGGAACCGGTGCCACAGAAGAACccagaggtgaagaaggagaggaaggtggTGAGGAAGCTGTACCCGAACTCGGCTCTGTTCAGCAAGTGGGGCGATGAGCTttcagaggaggagcagaaggaggcCGAAAAGTTGTTTCAGAGATACGGCTACAATGCCTTCCTCAGTGACAGGCTGCCCCTCAACAGAGAGATCCCTGACACCAGGCCCTCCAG GTGTGCTGAGAAAAAGTACCCAGAGGATCTGCCTAGCATGAGCGTTGTATTAATCTACCTGGATGAAGCTCTTTCTGTCATCAAAAGGGCCATCCGCAGCATCATAGACAAGACGCCAGCTCGGCTGCTGAAAGAAATCATACTGGTGGACGATCACAGCAGTAATG AGGATTTAATGGAGAAACTGGATGAATATGTCTACTCCATCCACGAGGAGTGTCCAGGCCTGGTGAAGAAAGTCAGGCACTCTGAGCAGCTCGGTCTCACCCAGGCCAGACTGTCCGGATGGAAGGCTGCTGTAGGGGACGTGGTGGCCATCTTGGACGCTCACATAGAAGTCCATGTGCAGTG GGCAGAACCACTGTTAGCTCGCATTAAAGAGGACCGCACCGTGATACTGACACCAGTGTTTGACAAAGTCAATTTTGATGACTTGACCCTGAATCCCTACATGCCTGCGGCGGATGCCTTCGACTGGGCTCTGTGGTGCATGTATGAGTCCTTCAGACCCGAGTGGTACGCTTTAAAGGACAACTCACATCCTGGCAA GAGCCCCTCCATCATGGGGATTCTTGTCGCTGATCGCAAGTTCTTTGGAGAGATTGGAAGTCTTGATGGTGGAATGAAAATATATGGTGGTGAAAATGTGGAGCTCGGCATCCGG GTGTGGCTATGTGGAGGAAGCATAGAAGTTATACCTTGCTCTAAAATTGCCCACATTGAACGGGCCATCAAGCCTTACCTCCCAGACTTGAGTATAATGGTAAAGCGTAATGCACTGAGGGTGGCGGAGGTGTGGCTGGatgaatataaatacaatgtcaacATTGCCTGGAACCTTCCTCTAGAG AATCATGGGATAGACATTGGGGATGTGTCTGAGAGGAAAAAGCTGAGAGAGAGGCTGAAATGCAAGCCCTTTAAGTGGTATCTGGATAATGTTTACCCCATGCTGGACCCTCTGCATGACCTGCTAAGTTATGGAGCG CTGATGAATAACCTGAAGCCAGATCTCTGTATTGACCAAGGCCCAGTGCCTGGGAACACACCCATTGCATATGCATGCCACTACTTCTCACCACAG CACTGTTATTATCGCTCCGATGGACAACTCTACATCGGCGGAATCAAATCTCACAAGTACAACAGCAACCGCTGTCTGGTGGACCCCGGCACTGGAGTCTACCCGGGACTGTACGAGTGCAAAATGGCCCAGCAGAAGAAGTTTCACATGCTGTGGGATTTTAAACAG AAAGGGCCTATCcagaacagagaaacaaagagatgtCTGGAAGTTGCAATGGGTGAAGATGGCTATTACAAACTTGTTGTACAGCAGTGCAGTGGTCAGAGCTGGAAGATACAAAATCTCATCAAAGACCACTGA